One part of the Nostoc sp. PCC 7120 = FACHB-418 genome encodes these proteins:
- a CDS encoding FAD-dependent oxidoreductase, giving the protein MLEQELLIANEPKYYKQNILIIGGGPSGLATALILAKRGWTNITILEQRATADYYEPDKSFNYLIDGRGQKLTDYLGITSILATLGVSSQEFYLTKIAPNGDKKSSKLPIIDPQRKTAYWITRKAFVGMLYQQIEQHWNEYIKVLFNAKCVKINKLAINNEVEKLEVLAQVGNDNFVKFEPSLLVGCDGLRSVVRNTLAEWETSGLHKFQMQQLPSASSGLRYKVLSLPPKPSLDHRGEEQAVSEMAYIVLGALRNRQRYLRLGLLPVKDPEEPRTANVIALPDHEVWTLQDGEAIYRFFEKSFPQLPIRKILSPEEADRFAKSEGGYFPKPQYCDGLQFLLKHKPETQDASAVGVVLLGDTIHCFPPDIGQGVNAALEDVCVLNEALAQSHDNLSQALPLYESLRLADVKAVTKLAQIAFPWQYGQNPFRTKLWSINFFLRLVLSRLLPFLFYPPAFFLIQNYQLSYQEILVKVERTSQTLYVLGLVIGCGLLVVGGRWLFVASHNI; this is encoded by the coding sequence ATGTTAGAACAAGAATTATTAATAGCTAATGAACCTAAATATTATAAACAAAATATTTTAATCATAGGTGGCGGCCCTTCAGGCCTTGCTACCGCATTAATTCTAGCCAAAAGGGGTTGGACAAATATTACTATATTGGAACAACGGGCAACAGCTGATTATTATGAACCTGACAAGTCATTTAATTATTTAATAGATGGTCGAGGACAAAAGTTAACAGATTATCTGGGCATCACCTCTATCCTGGCAACTCTAGGTGTTTCATCTCAAGAATTTTACTTAACCAAGATTGCCCCTAACGGTGACAAAAAATCATCAAAGTTGCCTATTATAGACCCTCAAAGAAAAACTGCTTATTGGATTACCAGAAAAGCTTTTGTGGGGATGTTATATCAGCAGATTGAACAGCATTGGAACGAATATATAAAAGTTCTATTCAATGCTAAATGTGTCAAAATTAATAAATTAGCTATCAATAATGAAGTAGAGAAATTAGAAGTTCTTGCTCAGGTTGGTAACGATAATTTCGTCAAATTTGAGCCTAGTCTTTTAGTTGGGTGTGATGGTCTGCGCTCAGTTGTCCGTAATACTTTAGCAGAGTGGGAAACTTCTGGATTGCACAAATTTCAGATGCAGCAGCTACCCTCCGCTAGTTCTGGTTTGAGGTATAAAGTGTTAAGCTTGCCACCGAAGCCATCTTTGGATCATCGTGGTGAAGAACAAGCTGTGAGCGAAATGGCTTATATTGTCCTGGGAGCTTTACGTAATCGCCAGCGTTATTTAAGACTTGGTTTACTACCAGTAAAAGACCCAGAGGAACCAAGAACCGCGAATGTAATCGCCTTACCAGACCATGAAGTGTGGACGTTGCAAGATGGTGAGGCAATTTATAGGTTTTTCGAGAAATCCTTTCCCCAGTTGCCCATACGTAAAATATTATCCCCCGAAGAAGCCGACCGATTTGCCAAAAGTGAAGGCGGTTATTTCCCTAAACCCCAATACTGTGATGGATTGCAATTTTTATTGAAACACAAGCCAGAAACTCAGGATGCTTCTGCTGTTGGGGTAGTGTTGTTAGGCGACACTATCCATTGCTTTCCGCCAGATATTGGACAGGGGGTAAATGCGGCGTTAGAAGATGTTTGTGTTTTGAATGAGGCGCTTGCTCAGAGTCATGATAACCTCTCACAGGCATTACCTTTATATGAGTCCTTGCGGCTTGCTGATGTCAAAGCTGTCACCAAACTTGCTCAAATCGCCTTTCCCTGGCAATACGGTCAAAACCCCTTCCGCACTAAGCTATGGAGTATCAATTTTTTTCTCAGACTTGTACTTAGTCGTTTGTTACCTTTCCTATTTTATCCACCAGCATTTTTCCTCATCCAAAATTATCAGCTTTCCTACCAAGAAATTTTGGTTAAAGTCGAACGTACCAGCCAGACTTTATATGTACTTGGGCTGGTAATCGGGTGTGGATTGTTGGTTGTAGGTGGTCGCTGGCTATTTGTCGCATCACATAATATTTAA
- the priA gene encoding primosomal protein N' codes for MYINDINSLDLVVSENQELYRVITNENQYVEVLVDFPGNSGLFTYRIPSQLEIRPGDILSVPFGSQQLGAIAIRLLAEPNIDLAPDKIREVEDVVTSGFFASAYWELLNRVASYYYTPLIQVIRVALPPGLLGRSQRRVRLIKRENEQLFVSFLSPPAQQILQLLQSQPSGDYSFHYLQQKVKATYRGMRELLRIGLVESYLEPPRTNRPKLQKAVILIDTVDRDLTNRQREILEVLRRRGGELWHSELLQICSTSSSTLKSMEQKGYIAIEEREVLRTEQGQVLDLDTPKLLNIAQENALATIQKLNGFAQVLLHGVTGSGKTEVYLQAIAPILAQGKSALVLVPEIGLTPQLTDRFRARFGNNKISVYHSALSDGERYDTWRQMLTGTPQIVIGTRSAIFAPLPNLGLIILDEEHDSSFKQDSPIPTYHARTVAQWRAELENCPLVLGSATPSLESWVSVSQQSAVHSQQSAVNSPQSIVNSLALYSPLPERINSRPLPPVEIVDMRQELQDGNRSIFSRSLQAALQHLEQTGKQGILFIHRRGHSTFVSCRSCGYVVECPHCDVSLAYHQTEAGAPQLLRCHYCNYVSVHPKHCPECSSPYLKFFGSGTQRVAQELSRQFPGLKYIRFDSDTTRNKGAHRTLLTQFANGEANLLVGTQMLTKGLDLPQVTLVGVVAADGLLNLSDYRASERAFQTLTQVAGRAGRGDDPGRVIMQTYTPEHPVIEAVKYHNYQSFVQAELEQRQALNYPPYGRLILLRLSSFDPIQVQNTTQAIATVLNANPGFELLGPAPASVMRVANRYRWQILLKFAPEALPQLPDWDEVRLLCPDGVNLTIDVDPLNIM; via the coding sequence ACCCAACATTGATCTAGCACCAGACAAGATCCGGGAAGTAGAGGACGTAGTAACTTCCGGATTTTTTGCTAGTGCTTATTGGGAATTATTAAATAGAGTAGCGTCATATTACTACACACCTTTAATTCAAGTAATAAGAGTAGCATTACCACCAGGATTATTAGGGCGATCGCAACGTCGCGTGCGCTTGATCAAAAGAGAAAATGAACAGCTATTTGTCAGCTTTTTAAGTCCCCCAGCGCAGCAAATTCTCCAACTACTGCAATCCCAACCATCAGGAGATTATAGTTTCCATTATTTGCAACAAAAAGTTAAAGCTACTTATCGAGGGATGCGGGAATTATTACGCATAGGTTTAGTAGAAAGTTACTTAGAACCGCCCCGGACAAATCGCCCAAAATTGCAAAAAGCAGTCATATTAATTGATACAGTTGATCGTGATTTAACCAACCGTCAAAGGGAGATTTTAGAAGTATTGCGGAGACGTGGCGGTGAGCTATGGCACAGTGAATTGTTACAAATTTGTAGTACCAGTTCCTCTACCCTGAAGTCGATGGAACAAAAAGGTTACATTGCTATAGAAGAAAGAGAGGTATTGCGGACAGAACAAGGACAAGTATTAGATTTAGATACACCGAAGTTATTAAATATTGCTCAAGAGAATGCCTTAGCAACTATCCAAAAGTTAAATGGATTTGCTCAAGTATTGTTGCACGGAGTCACAGGTTCCGGCAAAACAGAAGTATATTTACAAGCAATCGCTCCAATACTCGCACAAGGCAAATCAGCTCTAGTATTAGTCCCAGAAATCGGTCTCACACCCCAACTCACAGACCGTTTCCGCGCCCGTTTTGGTAACAATAAAATCAGCGTCTATCACAGCGCCCTCTCCGATGGTGAACGCTACGACACTTGGCGACAAATGCTGACAGGCACACCCCAAATTGTCATCGGCACACGTAGCGCCATCTTCGCACCCTTACCCAACTTAGGCTTAATCATCCTCGACGAAGAACATGACTCCAGCTTTAAACAAGACTCCCCCATCCCCACCTACCACGCCCGCACCGTTGCCCAATGGCGTGCAGAACTAGAAAACTGTCCCCTAGTTTTAGGTTCCGCCACACCTTCCTTAGAAAGTTGGGTAAGCGTGAGTCAACAGTCAGCAGTCCACAGTCAACAGTCAGCAGTCAACAGTCCACAGTCAATAGTCAATAGCCTCGCTCTCTACTCCCCCCTCCCGGAACGCATCAACTCTCGCCCCCTACCACCAGTAGAGATAGTTGATATGCGGCAAGAGTTACAGGATGGGAATCGTTCTATATTTAGTCGGTCGTTACAAGCAGCTTTACAACACCTGGAACAAACGGGAAAACAGGGGATTTTATTTATCCATCGTCGGGGACATAGTACGTTTGTGTCGTGTCGTAGTTGTGGCTATGTAGTGGAGTGTCCCCACTGTGATGTGTCCCTGGCTTATCACCAGACAGAAGCAGGCGCGCCTCAATTGTTGCGCTGTCATTACTGTAATTATGTGAGCGTACATCCCAAACACTGCCCAGAATGCAGTTCACCTTACCTGAAATTTTTCGGTAGCGGTACTCAACGAGTCGCCCAGGAATTAAGCCGACAGTTTCCGGGGTTAAAATACATCCGCTTTGATAGTGATACCACCCGCAACAAAGGCGCACACCGTACCCTACTGACTCAGTTTGCCAATGGGGAAGCGAATTTATTAGTGGGGACGCAAATGTTAACTAAGGGGTTAGATTTACCCCAGGTGACACTTGTGGGTGTCGTCGCTGCTGATGGACTGTTGAATTTGTCAGATTATCGCGCCAGCGAACGGGCATTTCAAACTCTGACTCAGGTAGCTGGTAGAGCTGGCAGAGGTGATGACCCTGGTAGGGTGATTATGCAAACTTACACACCAGAACATCCAGTAATTGAAGCAGTCAAGTATCACAATTATCAGTCTTTTGTGCAGGCGGAATTGGAACAACGGCAAGCCCTCAATTATCCACCTTATGGTAGGTTAATTTTATTGCGACTGAGTAGCTTTGATCCTATACAAGTACAGAATACAACTCAGGCGATCGCCACAGTATTAAATGCCAACCCAGGATTTGAATTATTAGGCCCAGCACCAGCTAGTGTGATGCGGGTAGCAAACCGTTATCGCTGGCAAATATTACTCAAGTTTGCCCCCGAAGCACTACCCCAATTACCAGACTGGGACGAAGTACGTCTACTTTGTCCTGATGGTGTCAACTTAACTATAGATGTAGACCCATTAAATATTATGTGA